A window of Exiguobacterium sp. FSL W8-0210 genomic DNA:
TTTGTTAAACTTGAGAGAGCGTAAAATATCTTGTGTAAATGAATAAATAGAAAAAGGAAGACCTTTTCTTGTAGAATTAAGTCACCACAACCCATTCACAGAAAAGAGGCCTTCCCTATGACTCAGTTTACAACAGATATCATGCAAGCTCTAGTAAAAAAAGAAGACATCTCCGAAGTTTTCCGCAAGCATCTGGAGACAGCGGTCAATACGCTCCTTCAGACCGAACTCACAGCTTTCCTGGATTACGAAAAATATGACCGCATCGGCTTCAACTCCGGCAATTCCCGGAATGGCGTCTACACGCGGACACTCCATACGGAGTACGGGGATTTAAACCTGTCGATTCCACGTGACCGGAACGGCGAATTCAACCAACAGACGGTCGCTCCATACAAGCGCTCAAACGATACGCTGGAATCTTTCGTCATTCACATGTTCCAGAAAGGCGTCACGATGTCCGAGATCTCGGATCTGATTGAGAAGATGTACGGCCATCACTACACCCCGCAAACGATTTCCAATATGACGAAAGCGATGAGTGAACAGGTCGAAGCGTTTAAATCTCGTCCGTTGGATAAGCGCTATGCCTGTGTCTATCTGGATGCGACTTACATTTCCCTCAAGCGCGACACCGTCTCCAAGGAAGCCGTCTATATCGCAGTTGGCATCCGGGAGGATGGCTCGAAAGAAGTCCTGGCTTATACAGTGGCGCCCACGGAATCCGCGTTCGTTTGGGAAGAAGTCCTATTGGACTTAAAGGAGCGCGGTGTCGAAGAGGTGCTTCTGTTTATCTCCGACGGCTTGAAAGGCATCACCGATCGCATCTTTGCGGTTTTTCCGGATGCCAAGTATCAAGCGTGCTGCGTCCATCTGTCGCGCAACATCTCCCACAAAGTCCGTGTCGCTGACCGGCCAGAAATCTGTGAAGACTTCAAATCGGTGTACCGGGCGGAAAGCCGGAAACTGGGCGAAGAGGCACTGAAAGCCTTTGTCGAGAAATGGAAAACCGCCTATCCGAAAGTGACAAGATCATTGGAATCCAATCCCTTTATTTTCACCTTCTACGACTTCCCAAAATCGATTTGGCGAAGCATCTATTCGACAAACCTCATCGAGTCGTTCAATAAGAAAGTGAAGAAATACAGCAAGCGCAAGGAGCAATTCCCGAACGAAGATTCCTTGGACCGCTTCCTGGTTTCCCAATTCGAAATCTATAATCAGAACTTCTCCACCCGTTGCCATATCGGATTCGATCAAGCTCGTGCAGAGCTGGTTGAGATGTTCAAACAGGCTTAATCAACATATATACAAGAAAAGGATTTACTTATTTACACATAATTATTGACGGTCTCAAACTTGAGTAAAAAGAATCAAAAAAAACACATATGATTGATGTTACAATTATCTCTATAAATAATCATAAAGAAGGTTTTTTAAATTAAAAATACTTTTATAGATTTATCTAACGATGATGTAAAAAAAATTCAGACGTTAATGTTAGCACATCTAACATATTTTTTAGATGACAATGATATCTCTTATCACATTATCGCTGGAACATTATTAGGTGCAGTAAGACATAAAGGATTTATACCGTGGGATGATGATATTGATATTGCGATTAAAAGAAAAGATTATGATCGATTATTGAAAACATTTAAAAATTGCGATTTATTCTTTTTACAAAGTTGGCATAGTGACGAAAATTACGGACAGCCATTTTGTAAGTTGAGATTAAATAATTCTATTTATCAAGAATATTCTGCTAAAAAAACTGATATTCATCATGGTATTTATATTGATATCTTTCCACTTGACGAAGTTTCTCAAAATAAATTTGTATATATGTTGCAGAAATATCTAGGTTCCTGCCTTCAAAAAATCATTTCAATTAAATCTAAATATATATATGAAGAAAGTAAATTTAAAAAAGCAATTAAGTTACTTATTTTTTATATTACGTTCTTAGTTAAGAAAAAATGTTTGATTCAATCTTTCGAATTTATTAATAAGTATTTATCTAGATATAATTCTTCAAATAGATTAGTTTGTACAGGTGGATCTTATGGTTTCAATAAAGAAATTGTCTATAAAGAATGGTTTAATTCTTTCAAATTAATTCCTTTTGAAAACATAATGGTTAAAGCCCCCTGTAATTATACTGACTATTTGAAGAATTTATACGGTGATTACAATAAACTTCCTTCTGTAAATAATAGAGTGGGCAGACATCGTGTACTCGTAAAAAAAATATCAATTAGTCAATATAACTTATTGAAAAAATAAATAGTTGATTATTAAACTAGTATGTAAATATGTCGTTTTATAAAAATTGAGTGCAAACCTCTTCCAAAATGGAACCTTACGCTGATTCTAATAAAAATACTTCCGCTAAGTAGATTGTTAATTTTAAAATGTCCTATTCGCTTTGAATCATTAATTAAATAGTAGCCTCCTTCAACCTAATTAATGTCTTTCTGCATTGATAGGGTTGAAGAAAACTATATGATTCAACTTACGCAATGTAATAAATGTTTAATGTCCAAATACTTAAAGATAAATTTTACTAAAATCAAAATGTTTACACTTTATATTTTCCTATAAATTCACCTTTAATTTTTAGTAGTGTTTCAACACTTAAATCAAAACTATTTTCTTTTACACTAAAGTAAAATTTAATTTTTGGTTCTGTACCGGATGGGCGAAGTGTAATCCATGCTTCATCTTCCAGGTGTATCTTCAATACGTTCGATGTTGGCAAGTTGATACGAGTAATTTCGTTCGTCTTAAGATTAATGCTTTGACTTAGTAGATAATCCTCGACCATCACGACTCTTTTACCTGCAATTTCATTCATAGGTGCTTGTCGGACTTGTTCCATCATTTCTTGAATTTGCGTTGCACCATCTTTACCTTTTAACGTCAATGAGATGAGATCTTCTTGATAGTACCCATATTGCTCCATTAAGTTAAGTAAGGCATCGTACAATGTCATTCCTTGTTCATGATAATATGATGCGACTTCTGCAATAAATACAGCTGCTTGAACAGCATCTTTATCACGAACGAATTCTTTAATCAGATAGCCGTAGCTTTCTTCATAACCAAATAAGAACGTATTTGAAGATTGTTCTTCAAATTGTTTAATCTTTTCTCCGATGAATTTGAATCCAGTTAATGTATCAATTGTCTCCATACCATAATCGGTAGCGATCTTACGACCAATTGTATTTTGCAATAGGTTTGTGCAGTGAATTGCAGAAAAAAGTACAGAACTTTGCCAGGCATTCAATTTCTTGATAATGCGTGAGTGACACGATAACTGTCACCCGTGAAGGTTAAAATGTGCGCATGATGGATCACGCGATCGACGAGTGCTGACGTCAATCTTGGATCTGCGAAAACACGATTCCATTGACTGAATTCTAGATTTGAAGTGATGATGATGCTTTTCTTTTCGTACCAGTCTGTTATGAGATGGAAAAGGAGCTCTGCTGACTCTTTGGATAATGGAAGATAGCCCATTTCATCTAAGACGATCAGGTCCGCAGAATCGAGACGTGCGTGGAAGCTACTCAGCTTTCCATCACGCCATGCTTTGGTGAGTTGCTCTACGAGCTCCGAAACACGAAAAAACCGCACCTCCTTTCCTTTACGACAGGCTTCCCGTCCTAAACCAATCGCAAGATGTGTCTTCCCAGTGCCAGGGGCACCTGTGAGCACCACGTTTTGTTGATGATCGATGAAAGAGAGCGACATTAATTCTTCTTTCTTGAGATGACGGGGAAAGTAAATGTTGTCATGCCAACGATAGTCTTCGAGCGATTTGTTATTGATGAACTTTGCTTTTTTTATAAGTCGCTCTGCCTTCGCTTCTTCACGAAGCCTCATCTCCATTTCAAAAAGTGTCAGGAGAAACGTCTCGGACGATTCCATCGGAATCGTTTCGTAAATTTCAGCGACGTAAGCGAGCCGAAGGGATTTGCACATCTCTTTTAGATTCACGACTGCACCTCACTCTGCCACGGTCGATTCAAACTGTCATACTTGCTCCAGTCGACATCGTAGGGGTGCTCTTCGATGTCAGAATAGGCATCGCTTTGGCTCAGTAGCTCATACAATCGTTCATCGATTTCAGTGATTGAATGCAGGACTAATCTAGACCGTAGCCATCCCAGTCTTTCTCTACGTATCATCAGATTTTGGATGTTCAGATACTCTCGAATTCGTCCAGGGAGGTACTCCGCGTGACGTGAATGACCATAACTACGTGGCTTTTTGTACCATTCGTTGAGAATGCTTTCCCAAGGTAACGCCCGTTTCGTCATCATATAAGGTCGTTTTTCTTCGTACAGGATTTCTCCATGACGAGAAATGATTTTCATATCGTCCCATTTTAGGATTGCTCTCACTTGTCCATGTCGGGAACCCGATGGAACGAGAATCTT
This region includes:
- a CDS encoding IS256 family transposase is translated as MTQFTTDIMQALVKKEDISEVFRKHLETAVNTLLQTELTAFLDYEKYDRIGFNSGNSRNGVYTRTLHTEYGDLNLSIPRDRNGEFNQQTVAPYKRSNDTLESFVIHMFQKGVTMSEISDLIEKMYGHHYTPQTISNMTKAMSEQVEAFKSRPLDKRYACVYLDATYISLKRDTVSKEAVYIAVGIREDGSKEVLAYTVAPTESAFVWEEVLLDLKERGVEEVLLFISDGLKGITDRIFAVFPDAKYQACCVHLSRNISHKVRVADRPEICEDFKSVYRAESRKLGEEALKAFVEKWKTAYPKVTRSLESNPFIFTFYDFPKSIWRSIYSTNLIESFNKKVKKYSKRKEQFPNEDSLDRFLVSQFEIYNQNFSTRCHIGFDQARAELVEMFKQA
- a CDS encoding LicD family protein is translated as MLAHLTYFLDDNDISYHIIAGTLLGAVRHKGFIPWDDDIDIAIKRKDYDRLLKTFKNCDLFFLQSWHSDENYGQPFCKLRLNNSIYQEYSAKKTDIHHGIYIDIFPLDEVSQNKFVYMLQKYLGSCLQKIISIKSKYIYEESKFKKAIKLLIFYITFLVKKKCLIQSFEFINKYLSRYNSSNRLVCTGGSYGFNKEIVYKEWFNSFKLIPFENIMVKAPCNYTDYLKNLYGDYNKLPSVNNRVGRHRVLVKKISISQYNLLKK
- a CDS encoding phosphomannomutase, which translates into the protein MNAWQSSVLFSAIHCTNLLQNTIGRKIATDYGMETIDTLTGFKFIGEKIKQFEEQSSNTFLFGYEESYGYLIKEFVRDKDAVQAAVFIAEVASYYHEQGMTLYDALLNLMEQYGYYQEDLISLTLKGKDGATQIQEMMEQVRQAPMNEIAGKRVVMVEDYLLSQSINLKTNEITRINLPTSNVLKIHLEDEAWITLRPSGTEPKIKFYFSVKENSFDLSVETLLKIKGEFIGKYKV
- the istB gene encoding IS21-like element helper ATPase IstB encodes the protein MCKSLRLAYVAEIYETIPMESSETFLLTLFEMEMRLREEAKAERLIKKAKFINNKSLEDYRWHDNIYFPRHLKKEELMSLSFIDHQQNVVLTGAPGTGKTHLAIGLGREACRKGKEVRFFRVSELVEQLTKAWRDGKLSSFHARLDSADLIVLDEMGYLPLSKESAELLFHLITDWYEKKSIIITSNLEFSQWNRVFADPRLTSALVDRVIHHAHILTFTGDSYRVTHALSRN